Proteins co-encoded in one Malus domestica chromosome 09, GDT2T_hap1 genomic window:
- the LOC103411800 gene encoding uncharacterized protein, producing the protein MAETNGSLQQTHLQNQAFQSLFQALDPIALILSQNPNPDQHPVPLRFATESYSMERGPRYRAYAELRESRLRRKYMSPEESEEPESKPTPLKKQVKFQTHLTDSRKGSSVLAQSVPDFSAVLRKENRKPPSRLPSMQEMTPPAKSWAKAADGVLSNSRGSKSAIAGEKRHNNGGGIMGRKSYASMEELKGLSSAAANAISGENRGGRNANGNGRAMPKTVLGYRQF; encoded by the coding sequence ATGGCAGAGACTAACGGCTCTCTGCAACAAACCCACCTACAAAACCAAGCTTTTCAGTCGCTGTTCCAAGCCCTCGACCCCATCGCTCTCATTCTCTCACAGAACCCTAACCCAGATCAGCATCCAGTCCCCCTGAGGTTCGCCACCGAGAGCTACTCCATGGAGAGAGGACCCAGATACAGAGCCTACGCGGAACTCAGAGAATCGCGGCTAAGGAGGAAGTACATGAGCCCAGAGGAGTCCGAAGAACCCGAATCGAAACCGACCCCATTGAAGAAACAAGTCAAATTTCAGACCCATCTGACCGATTCGCGAAAAGGGTCTTCCGTTCTCGCTCAATCGGTGCCTGATTTCTCAGCCGTGTTGCGGAAAGAGAACCGCAAGCCGCCGTCGAGGCTTCCGTCGATGCAGGAGATGACTCCGCCGGCGAAGAGTTGGGCGAAAGCGGCGGACGGGGTTCTGTCGAATTCAAGAGGGAGTAAATCGGCGATCGCGGGAGAGAAGAGGCACAACAATGGTGGAGGCATCATGGGGAGGAAGAGCTACGCGAGTATGGAGGAGTTGAAGGGGTTGTCGTCCGCCGCCGCTAATGCTATTAGCGGCGAAAACAGGGGCGGAAGGAATGCCAACGGCAATGGCAGAGCAATGCCAAAGACTGTTTTGGGGTACAGACAGTTCTGA